In Grus americana isolate bGruAme1 chromosome 4, bGruAme1.mat, whole genome shotgun sequence, one genomic interval encodes:
- the CYTL1 gene encoding cytokine-like protein 1, with amino-acid sequence MMKMLLSLFALLSAALLVNTAPPTCYSRVLSLSKEITESFKELQTSKAVDSCVEMLPRLYLDIHNYCVLAKLRDFVAYPRCERVLEVSELKEKARSLYTIMISYCRRDLVFLTDDCSALENPILPPIEPSITES; translated from the exons ATGATGAAGATGCTGCTGAGCCTgtttgctctgctctctgctgcccTGTTAGTCAACACAGCCCCTCCAACTTGCTACTCGAGGGTGTTGTCTCTGAGCAAAGAAATCACGGAGTCCTTTAAGGAGTTACAGACTTCCAAAGCTGTG GACTCGTGTGTGGAGATGCTGCCCAGGCTGTACTTGGACATACAT AATTACTGTGTGTTGGCAAAACTCCGTGATTTTGTGGCCTACCCCAGATGTGAGAGAGTGCTTGAAGTGAGCGAGCTGAAGGAAAAGGCCCGGAGCCTGTACACCATCATGATCTCCTACTGCAGAAGG GACTTGGTGTTCCTCACTGATGACTGTAGCGCTCTGGAAAATCCTATTCTTCCTCCCATTGAGCCCTCCATCACTGAGAGCTAA